In one window of Kosmotoga pacifica DNA:
- a CDS encoding NAD/NADP-dependent octopine/nopaline dehydrogenase family protein → MRICVIGAGNGGQALAGVLAQRGHEVMLFNRSAKRISGITDSRTIRIEGESSGPARLAYVGTDIERATKDSQIIMIVVPAFAHASVAERMAPYIKEGQIIILNPGRTGGALEFKKVLDSRGAKPGYVIAEAQTFLFASRIAGPGLVRIFRMKNAVPVSALPAKDNHILSEVLPDVFPEFVIAPNVLYTSFNNIGAVFHPAALLMNAGWIETTHGNFQFYLDGISPSVARVLTKIDEERCEIARALKIDPLGAVEWLDFAYDVKGRDLYEAIHNNDGYQGIRAPVSLYNRYILEDVPMSLVPISYFGKSLGLNTTTIDSIINIANVVMGVDHWKKGRNLDSLGLSGLSVDAIWEYVERGVKPS, encoded by the coding sequence ATGAGAATCTGCGTTATTGGAGCTGGAAACGGTGGCCAAGCACTCGCTGGTGTTCTTGCACAAAGAGGTCATGAAGTCATGCTCTTTAATAGAAGTGCCAAACGTATATCCGGGATCACTGATAGTCGCACCATTAGAATAGAAGGTGAGTCATCCGGACCAGCCAGGTTGGCATACGTTGGTACCGATATCGAACGAGCCACAAAAGACAGTCAGATAATCATGATCGTTGTTCCGGCCTTTGCCCATGCTTCCGTAGCTGAGCGGATGGCACCGTACATCAAGGAAGGACAGATAATTATTTTGAATCCCGGTCGAACCGGTGGAGCCCTTGAATTCAAAAAAGTTTTGGATTCCAGAGGAGCCAAGCCAGGATATGTCATCGCTGAAGCGCAGACATTTCTCTTTGCATCAAGAATAGCAGGACCTGGACTTGTGAGGATATTCAGAATGAAAAACGCCGTCCCTGTTTCAGCGCTGCCAGCCAAAGACAATCACATACTCAGCGAAGTTTTGCCGGATGTTTTCCCTGAATTTGTTATCGCACCAAACGTCCTTTATACGAGCTTCAACAATATCGGAGCAGTATTTCATCCTGCTGCGCTCTTAATGAACGCTGGCTGGATAGAGACGACTCATGGTAACTTCCAGTTTTATCTTGACGGCATAAGTCCGTCAGTGGCAAGAGTGTTAACAAAAATCGATGAGGAGCGCTGCGAAATTGCGCGGGCTTTGAAAATAGATCCCCTTGGAGCTGTGGAATGGCTTGATTTCGCTTACGACGTCAAAGGAAGAGACCTGTACGAAGCCATTCATAATAATGACGGTTATCAGGGGATTCGCGCCCCTGTTAGTCTTTATAACCGCTACATTCTAGAAGATGTCCCGATGAGCCTCGTGCCGATAAGTTACTTTGGAAAATCGCTGGGCTTAAATACTACCACTATAGATTCTATTATCAACATTGCGAATGTTGTCATGGGTGTGGATCATTGGAAGAAAGGTAGAAATCTGGACAGCCTGGGCCTTTCTGGCTTGAGTGTCGACGCTATCTGGGAATATGTCGAAAGGGGCGTGAAACCGTCATGA